The Coccidioides posadasii str. Silveira chromosome 3, complete sequence genome contains a region encoding:
- the HAM1_1 gene encoding nucleoside triphosphate pyrophosphohydrolase ham1 (EggNog:ENOG410PMXY~COG:F~BUSCO:13823at33183) — protein MKSINFITGNKNKLTEVQAILGDAIEVQNKPVDLPELQGTIEDIAREKCKNAANAVRSPSLLFGFIHISKTFCPWGVGIILTRSNIQVNGPVLTEDTALEFNALGGLPGPYIKWFLEKLGHEGLNKLLYAFEDKSAVAVCTFAFAAGPGEEPILFQGRTDGKIVPARGPAKFGWDPIFEYQGTTYAEMDPKEKNVISHRYKALQKLRQWIIEQRQKQQL, from the exons ATGAAGTCTATAAATTTCATTACTGGCAACAAGAACAAACTTACGGAGGTCCAGGCGATACTAGGAGATGCCATAGAAGTGCAGAATAAGCCTGTCGACCTACCCGAGCTACAGGGCACCATAGAAGACATTGCCCGCGAAAAGTGCAAAAATGCGGCCAACGCGGTACGTTCCCCCTCTTTGCTTTTCGGTTTTATCCATATTAGCAAAACTTTTTGTCCATGGGGTGTTGGGATTATTCTTACGAGAAGCAACATTCAGGTTAACGGGCCTGTATTAACGGAAGACACAGCATTGGAATTTAATGCGCTGGGCGGTCTGCCAGGGCCATATAT CAAATGGTTCCTTGAAAAGCTAGGTCACGAGGGATTGAACAAGCTTCTGTATGCCTTCGAGGATAAATCTGCGGTCGCCGTTTGCACTTTTGCATTTGCCGCCGGCCCTGGAGAAGAGCCAATTTTGTTCCAAGGACGCACTGAT GGGAAGATTGTCCCAGCTCGTGGCCCAGCGAAATTCG GGTGGGATCCTATTTTCGAGTACCAGGGAACAACTTATGCTGAAATGGATCCGAAGGAGAAG AATGTGATTTCCCATCGATATAAGGCGCTTCAAAAATTAAGACAGTGGATCATAGAGCAGCGACAGAAGCAGCAGCTTTGA
- a CDS encoding uncharacterized protein (EggNog:ENOG410PFM1~COG:S~MEROPS:MER1108685~BUSCO:6151at33183) — protein sequence MEEHDTSVPSCPFCEFTDSDTYFLMQHVELCHPENGYSPFIAVEDGQMTGTEATYSTPLSDVTPSKSPANAELFGDIDSYVECPAGCGEAITVAELPSHLDLHSAETIALEEVTQYPSKTVGYSPDMDSDLDYVHDGVDDLIPAKFAKSLRDRDRPRKGAVRDTAVQPRSTSHKKRKKERSKGLGTPTGAGTQLGKAELGPHAHEKQMPAWLHRMLEEGAPVTYENKIRADGTLARVEVIENESRGLVPVLSQLCELDETVERAWFCNPNVRHVFKMPKEGGFCGYRNIQMLISYIQDAKAPGFEHFPGRIPSILRLQDMIEQAWDMGINGNGKFETGGIKGTRKYIGTSEAQALFSSLGIK from the exons ATGGAGGAGCATGATACTAGCGTTCCTTCGTGTCCATTTTGTGAATTTACAGATTCAGACACATATTTCTTAATGCAGCATGTTGAACTCTGCCACCCCGAGAATGGATATTCGCCGTTTATAGCAGTGGAAGACGGCCAAATGACTGGCACGGAAGCGACATACTCTACCCCACTCAGTGATGTTACACCCTCCAAATCTCCAGCAAATGCTGAGTTATTTGGTGATATCGATTCATACGTTGAATGTCCAGCCGGCTGCGGGGAGGCTATAACCGTAGCCGAGCTCCCAAGTCACCTAGACTTACATTCCGCAGAGACGATTGCTCTAGAAGAAGTAACGCAATATCCTAGTAAAACGGTCGGTTATAGTCCTGACATGGACTCGGATTTGGACTACGTCCATGACGGCGTTGACGACCTGATTCCTGCAAAGTTCGCGAAAAGCTTACGCGATCGTGACCGCCCAAGAAAAGGAGCTGTGAGAGATACGGCAGTACAGCCAAGGTCTACTTCTCacaagaaaaggaaaaaggaaaggtcAAAGGGACTAGGGACACCCACGGGCGCTGGTACCCAGTTAGGG AAAGCTGAATTAGGACCCCATGCACATGAGAAACAAATGCCAGCTTGGTTGCATAGGATGCTAGAAGAAGGCGCGCCTGTGACGTATGAAAACAAAATTCGGGCTGACGGTACCCTAGCGAGGGTCGAGGTCATCGAGAATGAAAGCAGAGGACTCGTTCCTGTCCTCTCTCAGTTATGTGAGCTGGATGAGACTGTGGAACGTGCATGGTTCTGCAACCCCAACGTCCGCCATGTTTTTAAGATGCCAAAGGAAGGCGGATTTTGTGGGTACCGCAACATTCAGATGCTGATATCGTATATTCAAGATGCCAAGGCTCCCGGATTCGAGCATTTTCCCGGTCGAATTCCCTCGATTCTAAGGTTACAGGATATGATAGAGCAGGCCTGGGATATGGGTATCAATGGTAATGGAAAGTTTGAGACCGGCGGGATAAAGGGAACTAGAAAATACATCGGGACATCTGAG GCTCAAGCTCTATTTTCTAGTTTAGGAATCAAGTAA
- the CWF14 gene encoding G10 protein (BUSCO:444174at4751~EggNog:ENOG410PPA2~COG:K~BUSCO:15278at33183) → MPPIRTSRNRKPPPDGFDDIEDTLLEFSNKMKDAENSSHEGKKRHEVLWPIFQISHQRSRYIYDLYYEKEAISKQLYDWLLKNNYADANLIAKWKKQGYEKLCCLRCIQTKETNFNSTCICRVPKAQLKENQNIQCVSCGCRGCASSD, encoded by the exons ATGCCGCCAATTCGGACATCGAGAAATCGCAAACCGCCGCCAGACGGCTTCGACGACATCGAGGACACGCTCCTTGAATTTAGCAATAAAATGAAAGATGCAGAAAACTCCTCTCATGAGGGCAAAAAGAGACACGAAGTGTTATGGCCCATCTTTCAAATCAGCCATCAAC GATCACGATATATATACGACTTATACTACGAGAAAGAAGCGATATCGAAGCAACTGTACGACTGGTTGCTGAAGAATAACTACGCAGATGCGAATTTGATTGCGAAGTGGAAGAAGCAGGGCTACGAGAAG TTGTGCTGCCTCCGCTGTATTCAGACGAAAGAGACGAACTTTAATTCGACCTGCATATGTCGTGTCCCGAAAGCTCAGCTGaaagaaaatcagaataTACAGTGTGTGAGCTGCGGATGTCGCGGGTGCGCGAGTAGCGACTAG
- the MYO2 gene encoding Myosin type-2 heavy chain 1 (EggNog:ENOG410PI8B~COG:Z~BUSCO:206at33183), whose translation MAHTFDVGTRAWQTDPTEGWIASEVIEKTADGDKVKLVFSLENGETKTVETTEADLQINNNSKLPPLMNPAMLEASEDLTNLSHLNEPAVLQAIKLRYYQKEIYTYSGIVLIATNPFARVDSLYVPQMVQVYAGKQRASQAPHLFAIAEEAFADMLRDSRNQTIVVSGESGAGKTVSAKYIMRYFATRGSPDNPGTFATGRADSISKTEEQILATNPVMEAFGNAKTTRNDNSSRFGKYIEIMFDSETNIIGAKIRTYLLERSRLVFQPLKERNYHIFYQLVAGATDSERQDLNLLSIEEFDYLNQGGTPIIDGVDDKAEFEATKKSLTTIGVSTETQTEIFRVLAALLHLGNVKITATRTDSSLSSSEPSLVNACEMLGINPAGFAKWIVKKQLTTRGEKIISNLTQQQAIVVRDSVAKFIYSSLFDWLVDIINRSLATDEVLNRVASFIGVLDIYGFEHFAKNSFEQFCINYANEKLQQEFNQHVFKLEQEEYVREQIDWTFIDFSDNQPCIDLIEGKLGILSLLDEESRLPMGSDEQFVTKLHHNFAADKQKFYKKPRFGKSSFTVCHYAIDVTYESDGFIEKNRDTVPDEQMEILKNSSNQFLRDVLAAASAVREKDSASVSSRAVAAPGRKIGVAVNRKPTLGGIFKSSLIELMNTINSTDVHYIRCIKPNEGKESWKFEGPMVLSQLRACGVLETVRISCAGYPTRWTYEEFALRYYMLCHSSQWTSEIRDMGHAILQKALGDASHQKGDKYQLGLTKIFFRAGMLAFLENLRTSRLNECAIMIQKNLKCKYYRRRYLEARESILTTQSLMRGFLARKSANEARKIKAATTIQRVWRGQKERKRYLAIRQNVILFESLAKGYLCRRNIMDTILGNAAKVIQRAFRTWRQLRAWRQYRKKVVIVQNLWRGKTARREYRKLREEARDLKQISYKLENKVVELTQALGSLKQQNKALVSQVENYEGQLKHLRGKNNSLEARTRELQAEANQAGITAARLAAMEEDMTKLQQNHTEALSTVKKLQEEERIAREALRGTNLELDKLRESNTDHENEKISLRQQIADLQDELEFAKRAMPVNGVNGDVNGAANQPAFSGLINLVSSKKPKPKRRSAEAGRTDTDRFSGAYNPRPVSMAIPSSTARSHLSGSTFAPGLDSIELELENLLSEEEELNEEVTMGLIRNLKIPLPNSNTPPTDKEVLFPAYLINLVTSEMWNNGFVKESERFLANVMQAIQQEVMQHDTDEAINQGAFWLSNVHEMLSFVFLAEDWYEAQKTDNFEYDRLLEIVKHDLESLEFNIYHTWMKVLKKKLYKMIVPAIIESQSLPGFVTNETNRFLGKLLPSNNSPAYSMDNLLSLLNSVYKAMKAYYLEDMIITQTVTELLRLVGVTAFNDLLMRRNFLSWKRGLQINYNITRIEEWCKSHEMPEGTLQLEHLMQATKLLQLKKATLNDIEIIQDICWMLSPNQIQKLLNQYLVADYEQPINGEIMKAVASRVTEKSDVLLLTAVDMEDSGPYEIAEPRVITALETYTPSWLQTPRLKRLAEIVSAQAMAQQEKLDSAEVGDPIEPIPEA comes from the exons ATGGCGCATACCTTTGATGTTGGCACACGGGCCTGGCAAACCGACCCAACGGAGGGATGGATTGCCTCGGAAGTGATCGAGAAGACGGCGGATGGGGATAAGGTGAAGCTGGTgttctctttggagaatggaGAA ACCAAAACGGTTGAGACGACAGAGGCGGATCTACAGATAAATAATAATTCGAAACTTCCACCGCTGATGAACCCTGCTATGCTAGAAGCCAGCGAAGACTTAACAAATTTATCACATTTGAATGAGCCGGCTG TGCTACAGGCAATCAAGTTACGTTACTATCAGAAGGAAATATATACTTATAGTGGTATCGTTCTTATCGCGACCAACCCTTTTGCGCGTGTCGACTCCCTTTACGTACCACAGATGGTTCAAGTCTATGCTGGAAAGCAACGAGCCTCACAAGCACCGCATCTCTTCGCTATTGCCGAAGAGGCCTTTGC GGATATGCTGAGAGACTCAAGAAATCAGACGATCGTGGTATCCGGTGAGTCCGGTGCTGGAAAGACTGTGAGTGCAAAATACATAATGCGCTACTTTGCAACACGAGGAAGCCCGGATAACCCCGGTACATTCGCCACCGGAAGGGCAGATTCCATCAGCAAAACGGAAGAACAAATTTTGGCGACGAATCCCGTCATGGAAGCATTTGGTAACGCGAAAACGACCCGTAACGACAATTCATCACGATTTGGAAAATACATCGAGATCATGTTTGATTCAGAGACAAATATTATTGGTGCAAAGATTAGAACATACCTTTTAGAGCGGTCGAGGCTGGTTTTCCAACCGTTGAAGGAGCGAAATTATCATATCTTTTACCAGCTTGTAGCCGGTGCTACAGATTCCGAGCGGCAGGATTTGAATCTTTTGTCAATTGAGGAGTTCGATTACCTAAATCAAGGAGGCACGCCGATTATCGATGGAGTCGATGATAAGGCAGAATTCGAGGCCACCAAGAAGTCACTCACCACGATTGGCGTCTCCACGGAGACTCAGACCGAAATATTCCGCGTATTGGCTGCACTGTTGCACCTCGGAAATGTTAAAATTACCGCTACGCGGACGGATTCGTCTCTATCGTCATCCGAACCTTCCCTAGTGAACGCCTGCGAGATGCTGGGAATCAATCCCGCTGGCTTCGCCAAGTGGATCGTGAAGAAGCAATTGACTACCAGAGGCGAGAAAATTATTTCCAATCTCACCCAGCAGCAAGCTATTGTCGTGCGAGATTCAGTTGCCAAGTTCATATACTCCAGCTTGTTTGACTGGCTCGTTGACATTATCAACCGTAGCTTGGCAACAGATGAAGTTTTAAATCGTGTGGCGTCCTTTATCGGTGTCTTGGATATTTATGGGTTCGAGCACTTTGCGAAGAACTCCTTCGAGCAATTCTGTATCAATTACGCGAACGAGAAACTCCAACAAGAATTCAATCAGCATGTCTTCAAACTCGAACAGGAAGAATATGTGCGGGAGCAAATTGATTGGACATTTATTGACTTCTCTGACAACCAGCCATGTATCGACTTGATCGAAGGGAAACTCGGAATTTTGTCACTTTTGGACGAAGAATCAAGGTTGCCAATGGGATCCGATGAACAGTTTGTTACGAAACTGCATCACAACTTTGCTGCGGACAAGCAGAAGTTCTATAAGAAACCTCGATTTGGGAAGTCTTCTTTCACAGTCTGCCACTATGCCATCGATGTCACTTATGAGTCCGATGGGTTCATTGAAAAGAACCGAGATACCGTCCCTGACGAACAGATGGAAATCCTGAAGAACTCTTCGAACCAatttttgagagatgttctAGCCGCCGCCTCTGCTGTTCGCGAGAAAGATTCCGCTTCCGTGTCCTCTCGAGCTGTTGCCGCTCCCGGAAGGAAAATCGGTGTTGCAGTCAACCGGAAGCCTACCCTTGGAGGTATATTTAAGTCATCATTGATTGAGCTGATGAACACGATAAACTCGACCGATGTTCATTATATCAGATGTATCAAACCAAATGAGGGCAAGGAGTCTTGGAAGTTTGAAGGACCTATGGTTCTTAGCCAACTTCGAGCTTGTGGTGTTCTCGAAACGGTTCGAATCAGCTGCGCGGGCTATCCAACCCGCTGGACATATGAAGAGTTTGCCCTTCGGTATTATATGCTCTGCCATTCATCACAATGGACGTCGGAAATTCGAGATATGGGTCACGCTATTCTACAGAAGGCTCTTGGCGATGCTAGCCACCAAAAAGGAGACAAGTACCAGCTTGGTTTGACAAAGATTTTCTTCCGCGCGGGTATGCTTGCATTCCTGGAAAATCTACGCACATCAAGGTTGAACGAATGTGCCATAATGATCCAGAAGAACTTGAAATGCAAATACTACCGCCGCAGGTATCTTGAAGCGCGCGAATCAATTCTTACGACTCAGAGTTTGATGAGAGGCTTTTTAGCCCGGAAAAGTGCCAATGAGGCTCGTAAGATCAAGGCAGCGACGACTATTCAACGCGTTTGGAGAGGCCAAAAGGAGAGGAAGCGTTACCTTGCAATTCGACAGAACGTTATCCTTTTCGAGTCTCTTGCAAAAGGTTACCTGTGCAGAAGAAATATCATGGATACGATTCTCGGCAATGCTGCCAAAGTCATTCAGCGAGCTTTCCGAACCTGGCGGCAACTTCGGGCCTGGAGACAGTATCGTAAGAAGGTGGTTATCGTGCAGAATCTCTGGAGAGGCAAGACAGCCAGGCGAGAATATAGGAAACTGCGTGAAGAGGCCAGAGACCTTAAGCAGATCTCCTATAAATTGGAGAACAAGGTTGTGGAGCTTACACAGGCCCTTGGTTCGCTGAAACAACAGAACAAAGCCTTGGTGTCCCAAGTCGAAAACTATGAAGGCCAGCTCAAACATTTGAGAGGGAAAAACAACTCCTTGGAGGCTCGTACTCGTGAACTCCAGGCCGAAGCTAACCAGGCCGGCATAACCGCGGCACGCCTAGCAGCAATGGAGGAAGATATGACAAAGCTACAGCAGAATCACACTGAGGCTCTGTCCACGGTCAAGAAACTTCAAGAGGAGGAGCGCATCGCTCGCGAGGCTCTTCGTGGCACCAACTTGGAACTTGACAAGTTGCGAGAATCTAACACTGACCATGAGAATGAGAAGATTTCTCTTCGCCAACAGATCGCGGATCTTCAAGACGAGCTTGAATTCGCCAAGAGGGCAATGCCGGTCAATGGTGTTAACGGAGACGTCAATGGAGCGGCCAATCAGCCCGCGTTTTCTGGTCTTATTAACTTGGTTTCCTCAAAGAAACCGAAGCCGAAAAGACGCAGCGCAGAAGCTGGGCGTACCGATACTGACCGCTTCAGCGGTGCGTATAATCCTCGTCCAGTGTCCATGGCGATCCCCAGCAGTACAGCCCGCTCTCACCTCTCTGGGTCCACTTTCGCTCCAGGTCTTGACTCGATTGAACTTGAGCTGGAGAATCTgctctctgaagaagaagagctcAACGAAGAAGTCACCATGGGACTTATCCGTAACCTTAAAATTCCTCTGCCGAATTCCAACACTCCTCCCACCGATAAGGAAGTCCTTTTCCCGGCATATCTCATTAATCTTGTCACCTCCGAGATGTGGAATAACGGTTTTGTGAAGGAATCAGAGCGATTCCTTGCGAACGTTATGCAAGCAATCCAGCAGGAAGTTATGCAGCATGATACTGACGAGGCTATCAATCAAGGAGCATTCTGGCTATCCAACGTGCATGAGATGCTTTCGTTTGTGTTCTTGGCCGAAGATTGGTATGAAGCACAGAAGACAGACAATTTTGAATACGATCGTCTTCTGGAAATTGTGAAGCATGACCTGGAAAGCTTGGAGTTCAACATCTACCACACTTGGATGAAGGTTCTGAAGAAAAAGCTCTACAAAATGATCGTTCCAGCCATCATCGAGTCCCAGTCCCTTCCTGGATTTGTCACCAACGAGACCAATCGATTCCTCGGAAAACTCCTTCCATCAAACAACAGCCCAGCCTACAGtatggataatcttctcaGTCTTTTGAACAGTGTGTACAAGGCTATGAAAGCATACTATCTGGAAGACATGATCATCACCCAGACGGTTACCGAACTGCTTCGGCTGGTGGGCGTGACGGCGTTCAATGACTTGCTTATGAGGCGCAATTTCTTGTCATGGAAGCGTGGGCTCCAAATTAACTATAACATCACAAGAATAGAAGAATGGTGCAAGAGTCACGAGATGCCTGAGGGAACTCTCCAGCTTGAGCATTTGATG CAAGCAACAAAACTCCTTCAGCTTAAGAAAGCCACCCTGAATGATATTGAAATCATTCAGGATATCTGCTGGAT GCTATCACCAAATCAGATACAGAAGCTTCTAAACCAATACTTAGTTGCAGATTACGAGCAGCCGATCAACGGGGAGATAATGAAAGCTGTTGCCTCTCGGGTAACCGAAAAGAGTGACGTGCTCCTGCTTACTGCCGTCGATATGGAAGATAGCGGGCCTTACGAGATTGCTGAACCGCGGGTAATCACTGCTTTGGAAACATACACGCCATCAT GGCTCCAAACCCCGCGACTAAAGCGACTCGCTGAAATAGTTTCTGCGCAGGCTATGGCGCAGCAGGAGAAATTAGATAGTGCAGAAGTCGGGGATCCAATTGAACCGATCCCTGAAGCATGA
- the TIM8 gene encoding Mitochondrial import inner membrane translocase subunit tim8 (EggNog:ENOG410PQY8~COG:U~BUSCO:16931at33183) gives MDQVQLDPSKLNAADRRELTQFIANEAQKTNIQSTVHNLTEVCWKKCMTGKVSGGALDRNEEACAKNCVERWMDANLAVLKHLETLRGPQ, from the exons ATGGACCAAGTACAGCTCGACCCCAGCAAGCTCAACGCCGCCGACAGAAGAGAACTTACGCAGTTCATCGCCAATGAAGCCCAGAAGACGAACATCCAATCTA CCGTTCACAATTTAACCGAAGTCTGCTGGAAGAAATGCATGACCGGAAAAGTCAGCGGTGGCGCATTAGATCGCAATGAAGAAGCCTGTGCAAAGAACTGCGTCGAGCGGTGGATGGATGCCAATCTCGCTGTGCTGAAGCACCTGGAGACGTTAAGAGGACCCCAATAG
- the FAP7 gene encoding factor activating pos9 (BUSCO:459844at4751~EggNog:ENOG410PKWX~COG:F~BUSCO:14100at33183): MRTSPNIIITGTPGVGKTVHCEQLAQETGLKHLSINKVAKERGCHDGYDEKLKSWIVDEDKLLDAIEDEVVQGGYLIDWHACDLFPKSWVDLVVVLRCPSTSILYDRLSSRGYGEDKLQENLDAEIFEVLLDEARQSYDEEIVVELTSETDDEIESNCSRIVSWLDAWKRDHATTDG; encoded by the exons ATGCGTACTTCTCCCAACATTATCATCACAGGTACGCCCGGCGTCGGCAAGACCGTTCACTGTGAACAACTCGCGCAGGAGACTGGGTTGAAGCACCTCTCAATCAACAAAGTTGCAAAGGAGCGAGGTTGCCATGATGGATACGACGAGAAATTGAAGAGTTGGATCGTCGATGAGGACAAG TTACTGGATGCAATCGAAGATGAGGTTGTGCAAGGCGGGTATTTGATCGACTGGCATGCTTGTGATTTGTTTCCGAAATCGTGGGTTGATCTTGTAGTCGTCCTACGTTGTCCATCAACGTCGATCTTATATGACCGTCTATCTTCGAG AGGCTATGGAGAAGATAAACTACAGGAAAACCTTGATGCCGAAATTTTTGAAGTCCTGCTTGACGAAGCGCGACAGTCTTACGACGAGGAAATCGTTGTCGAGTTGACAAGTGAAACCGATGACGAGATCGAAAGCAATTGTTCTAGAATCGTCAGTTGGTTAGATGCGTGGAAACGAGATCATGCAACCACAGATGGATGA
- the HAM1_1 gene encoding nucleoside triphosphate pyrophosphohydrolase ham1, variant 2 (EggNog:ENOG410PMXY~COG:F), giving the protein MKSINFITGNKNKLTEVQAILGDAIEVQNKPVDLPELQGTIEDIAREKCKNAANAVRSPSLLFGFIHISKTFCPWGVGIILTRSNIQVNGPVLTEDTALEFNALGGLPGPYIKWFLEKLGHEGLNKLLYAFEDKSAVAVCTFAFAAGPGEEPILFQGRTDGKIVPARGPAKFGLFNQCILTFLQT; this is encoded by the exons ATGAAGTCTATAAATTTCATTACTGGCAACAAGAACAAACTTACGGAGGTCCAGGCGATACTAGGAGATGCCATAGAAGTGCAGAATAAGCCTGTCGACCTACCCGAGCTACAGGGCACCATAGAAGACATTGCCCGCGAAAAGTGCAAAAATGCGGCCAACGCGGTACGTTCCCCCTCTTTGCTTTTCGGTTTTATCCATATTAGCAAAACTTTTTGTCCATGGGGTGTTGGGATTATTCTTACGAGAAGCAACATTCAGGTTAACGGGCCTGTATTAACGGAAGACACAGCATTGGAATTTAATGCGCTGGGCGGTCTGCCAGGGCCATATAT CAAATGGTTCCTTGAAAAGCTAGGTCACGAGGGATTGAACAAGCTTCTGTATGCCTTCGAGGATAAATCTGCGGTCGCCGTTTGCACTTTTGCATTTGCCGCCGGCCCTGGAGAAGAGCCAATTTTGTTCCAAGGACGCACTGAT GGGAAGATTGTCCCAGCTCGTGGCCCAGCGAAATTCGGTTTGTTCAACCAATGCATCCTGACCTTTCTGCAAACCTAG
- the HOM3 gene encoding Aspartokinase (EggNog:ENOG410PFFF~COG:E~BUSCO:4404at33183), whose protein sequence is MSEHPQTNGHIDDGQITRLTNGVPGSPPSDWIVQKFGGTSVGKFALEIVDKVIKPNIEDHRVAVVCSARSSSSKADGTTNRLLRAAREAENPKSSNYLSLIEAVKQEHIDVAREYVQNPDLKAELIAQVEAECLRILKILDAAQTLGETSSRCVDMVISAGEKLSCRFMTILLKDRGVDAQYVDLSDIIDFAAGIQALDQDFYDRLAELFGCKVQECTAKVPVVTGYFGVVPGGLLDKIGRGYTDLCAALVAVGVHAEELQVWKEVDGIFTADPRKVPTARLLSMITPAEAAELTFYGSEVIHPFTMEQVIRAKIPIRIKNVMKPKGRGTVIFPDSTSELEKTAPGHDPKLFRTRGPQFWSQQPGPKRPTAVTAKHKILVINVHSNKRSLSHGFFAGIFSVLDKWRLSIDLISTSEVHVSLALHSEIPLLNGVGHDEYQIIDEDLRGAIQDLRKYGTVDIIPEMAILSLVGKQMKNMVGVAGRMFTVLGEHNVNIEMISQGASEINISCVIEERDADRAINILHTNLFTFLD, encoded by the exons ATGAGCGAGCATCCGCAGACCAACGGACATATCGATGATGGCCAGATAACTCGTTTGACAAACGGTGTTCCTGGTTCTCCTCCATCAGACTGGATTGTGCAGAAATTTGGAGGAACAAGCGTGGGCAAGTTTGCCCTGGAGATAGTCGATAAAGTCATAAA GCCAAACATCGAGGATCATCGTGTAGCCGTCGTCTGCTCCGCTCGGAGTAGCTCCTCCAAGGCCGACGGTACCACCAATCG GTTATTACGGGCCGCTCGGGAGGCGGAAAATCCTAAGTCCTCTAACTACCTCTCTCTCATCGAAGCCGTCAAGCAGGAGCACATCGATGTCGCCCGCGAATATGTACAAAACCCGGATCTCAAGGCTGAATTAATAGCGCAAGTCGAGGCCGAATGCCTTCGAATCCTCAAGATCCTCGATGCCGCACAAACGCTCGGAGAGACCAGTAGTCGATGCGTTGATATGGTCATCAGTGCTGGCGAGAAATTAAGTTGCCGGTTTATGACCATTTTGCTAAAGGATCGCGGAGTAGATGCCCAATATGTGGATCTATCAGACATTATCGACTTTGCTGCTGGAATCCAGGCCTTGGACCAGGATTTCTATGATCGCCTTGCCGAATTGTTTGGTTGCAAAGTCCAAGAATGCACGGCAAAGGTACCCGTGGTGACGGGATATTTTGGTGTTGTCCCCGGTGGGTTACTGGATAAGATTGGACGGGGCTACACTGATTTATGTGCCGCTCTTGTGGCGGTAGGAGTTCATGCCGAGGAATTACAGGTCTGGAAGGAAGTTGATGGCATATTCACCGCCGATCCTCGGAAGGTTCCTACAGCTCGATTACTGTCTATGATCACTCCCGCTGAAGCCGCCGAGCTGACCTTCTATGGCTCAGAGGTCATCCACCCTTTCACAATGGAGCAGGTTATCCGTGCTAAGATTCCCATTCGGATCAAAAACGTTATGAAGCCCAAAGGAAGGGGCACTGTCATATTCCCTGACTCCACGTCTGAACTGGAGAAGACGGCACCAGGCCATGACCCAAAGTTGTTCCGCACAAGGGGACCTCAGTTCTGGTCCCAGCAGCCCGGTCCTAAACGGCCGACGGCAGTAACGGCAAAGCATAAGATCCTTGTGATTAATGTGCATTCCAATAAAAGATCTCTATCGCATGGGTTCTTTGCAGGTATCTTTTCTGTTCTGGATAAATGGCGACTCTCGATCGACTTGATCTCCACCAGCGAAGTTCACGTATCCCTTGCTCTCCACTCTGAAATCCCACTGCTCAACGGAGTCGGGCATGATGAGTATCAGATAATCGATGAAGATCTTCGAGGCGCTATTCAAGATCTCCGAAAATATGGGACTGTTGATATCATCCCAGAAATGGCAATTCTCAGCCTTGTCGGCAAGCAGATGAAAAACATGGTGGGAGTAGCGGGGCGTATGTTCACTGTGCTGGGAGAGCATAATGTGAATATCGAAATGATATCACAAG GTGCCAGCGAAATCAATATATCCTGCGTGATAGAAGAGAGAGATGCCGATCGTGCTATCAACATACTTCACACAAATCTCTTTACCTTCCTCGACTAA